The genomic segment ATCCAGCTCTCTATCATGTTAAACACTGCTGGATGCCAAGCGGGCTCCGATCGTGCACCAGCGCTGGCGCTGACAGGCAACCCAAGTGCAAAGATCAAGGTGGCAAGTTTTGTGCGCATGTATGTGGCCTAACGTGGAGGTCACCGGACGCTGCGCGGCTTTATCGCGCAGCGTCCGGTGGACCGCAGGGTTATGTTTCATAGTCTCGATACGCGAAGACATTTCGTGATTGCTGATGGATGCCATGAGTCGATAAGGCCCTTTCGACGCTCAGTGGGTTCTGCGTACATGACGCGGACGGTGAATCTATCTAGGGTCAGGAGCCATGTGGCATACACGGTGCGCCCATTCAGTTGGGCGAGATTGAGGTCTGAATAGCCCACTGAGGCAAAGGCCAGGCCGTATGTGAGCGGAGAAATGGCGAGATGAATTTTCGGGTGTGCAGCAGTGTTCAGTATGGCCTGCGAGAAGCCAGCAATATCGATGGGCAATGAGTTCTCAGCGATAAGACAACCGAAGAGCTTCACGAAGTAGAGATGAACGTGAAGCATCGATTTCCTGACTGAGCCCGGGAAGACCTTACCGAGGTTTATGCATTCTCCGGAACGGATAACTGACTTGGCGCGCAATGCTGCGGAAAACCGTTCCCACGCACGGTCAAATGGCTGAGTGCGCTGATTGTTGCAATGCGCGCACAGGAGACCACCAGATTTCAGCAGCTCAACGTTTAGCCCTTTGACGGGAACATTTCGCCTTTTGTCTGTATGCCGGTATAGCGGCCGGTCTTGTGAAACGTGGCCAAAGATCGCGCGCAAGTCGGATCTCTTGATCATGTGCTCGCCAGTGCGAGCTTCATCACCACAAACCCAGCACTTCATCGGCGGAATGAAACATAACGTGAAAGCTTAGGCGACGGCCGCGGCTTCATGCGGCCGGTCGCCTGCAGCGCCGAGTTAGGCCAGAAAACCGTGGTCTGTCCCCGGTGCCCCGTGCCATCTTTGTTCGTAGTGGGTCATTTGAGATTCTTCACCGCGTTATATAATGGAGTCAGAGTTAATGGCTGGTCGAAGAATTGTTCACAGTCAGAAGGGTCTTTGGCGTACCAATTGTACAGAATCAGCGCCAGGCCCGAAACGTGGTCCAACGCGTTCCTTTTTGCGGCCAGGCAAATCGGTTCTTGCCGCGTGATGATCAGCAAAATACCGTTAAGCATGGCATATCCTGGCCCAATGAAACAGCTCGCAACAGCGACGACTAGCAAGGCTGCAGAAAAACCGCCAACTAGGCGGCGCGTCGCTTTCTTGTCCGCGATGGAAATCACTATAAGGTTGATGTGGTAGCCTTCCTGGTTAGGCTGAGCGAATAGGGCGATAGGCGGAGGAGGATTATCAAGCATCTCGCGTGATATAAAGCTCTGGAGAAGGTCTTGATCGGCCATGAATTCCTGGAGATAGCGCTCTCGCTTAAAGCACTGCCAGAACTGACGCCCGACAAAATACGTTGTGATAGCCAGACAGATTTCGGCGAGTATTTGCAGCATCGTTCGGTCCTTTTCCCGCACCTCAACAACCATGACTACAATAGGACGACAATAGGGGAAAGAGCACGGTTTCTATCGCTGATCAGCTAATTGGCCTGACTCTCGTGCATGAGCGCGCGGGCTATTGCGTAAGCGAGCAATAAGGGAAACTTTCGAGGAATTGCCACTTAAGGAGCTTGGCCTCTGCATCGCTCGGCATTGGGGCGGGAGAAATTGTTACCAAGAAATCGGCGACCAACAGGAACGGCAAAGCTATTACAAACGATACAGCACGAATCGGTGGCATTCCTTTGGAGAGCTTGGCGAGCGCCATGATAGCTCCAACCAGCACGACCCAGACGAGATTGAATACCATCAGCAAAAGCAACAAGGGTAACTTCAAGGCCTGCATCAATAGGTAAACCGGGGTGAGAACAAACATCAGCAGCGTTCCCACGAAGCGGAAAGGCATGGTGATGGCCAAGAAAGCCTTTTGCTCCCAATAGAGTGGGTGCACAGTGATGTCCCCTAACGTGGAGGTCACCGGCGCTGCGCGGCTTTATCGCGCAGCGTCCGGTGGACCGCAGGGTTATGCATCTGTTTTCACCTTCTTGGCGGTCGCAAGGAGCAGGATAGCGGCGGCAATATCAACGAGCGCCCACAACTCCTTTGAGAGATGCACCTTCACGATTGGATTGAACAGTAGTGCCGCCAAGCCGAAGACCCAAGGAAGAACCCTGTGCTTTCTATCGGCTGCGACGAACGCAGCAAATGCAAAGACGCCGCACGCGACCAGCCGTAGCAAGGTGTAGTAGCCGTAAGGGAGAGGCGCTGCGCCAACGAAGAGCAGGGCGGCACAGGCGTAGATAACTCCAACGGGCATTACCGCTTAACCAAGGCGAACACGGATGCCAAGACACCGGGGATGACAAAAGCCAGGCCAGGGGCAGCGAATAGGGCAGCCAAAGCCCAGTGCCAGCCCCACACGTTCATTGCGCCGAAGAAAGAACCGATGGTGATTGGCAACGTGAAACGGAACATCAGCGCGGCGATGAGAGCGCCCCATGCCCACCCTGCGCCCATACCGTGCTCAATTCCGACGAAGCCGGCCGCAAGCTGCGCGAGGCCAAACGCGAGAAAGGCAAGAAAACCAGCAATACCAAGGACTGCGTTCATAGCGTGTCTCCAGATGGATAACGTCCAAGCTCAGGGACGCTGCGCGGCTTTATCGCGCAGCGTCCCTTGGAGCGCAGTGTTAGAGGGCTCTTGGCGATTGGCCAGTAGTCCGCCAGCGAACCCGATGACGGCAAAAAGAACGTTTGCAAAGAGCGAGGCCTCGATCTTTCCGAAATCGAAGAACAAACCCGCGATGGTAATTCCAAACGCGAGAAGAAGAACGCCAGTGGAGAAACGACCGAAGCCCGGTGTCTTCGTGGCAAAGATGCCGACAAGCACGCCAACACCAAGCAGAAAAACACCGAGAGCCACCCAGAGTTCGGAAGTCACAGTTTTCCACCAGTCCTCAATCTTCGGCGCGGCTGGCGAGCCAGCCACCAAGCGCCATTAGTCCAAAGAGCGCCACGACAAAGGCGAGCCAGAGAAGCAACCACGTGGAGTAGCCGTTAATGGCGTTTCCTGTCGTACTCCAAGCGGAGACAAAAACGACAATCTCTGCAACTATGGGAAAGGTAAATGCCGCACCGGCTGCGACGTAACCCCAGAAGCCCGGCCCAGCTAGACCGTAGGCAACGATCGCTGTGAAGAAATGCAGGATTGCGCCGCTTATCCAAACAAGTGGCATGGCGAACATGGAAGGAACTACAAGGACGCCTCCAATGATCTGGCGGATCTTCATATGGAGCCCTCTAACGTAGAAGTGAGCGGCCTTGCGCGGCTTTATGCGCAAGGTCCGCTCGACTGCCGGGTTGGGCGGCGCGGCGCACTACTTCGAGCACGACGAAGCACATGGTGGATAGCTCAATGTGACCGACATCTTGTTGAGACAAATTACGTGGTCATGCGCTTCACGCAATATTTCAACACCAAGGAACGCAGACTCTAGTGCCACCGGGTAGCGTCGCGGTCGGAGGGTCAATCTTGGGGAGTGGAATATTAGGCAGCGGGATATTTGGCAAAGGAAGATTCGGTAAATTGACTGTCGGAAATTCAATTTTCCATTGGCTTGGGTCGAGGGCCTTTATAACTTGCCTTGCGACGCCCCCATCTCCGCCCAGCAACTTGTTAAGCTCACTGTTCGGCCCGCCCTGAATGCCATATTTCTGAATATCGGTAATGCTTATGCCGCTGGTGGCACGAAAATATTTCGCTAGATCACCCTTCTCGGTCTGAGCGGCGCTCCAATTGTTACCCAAGAGTGCGAGTGCATTGCCTATGGTGCCCCGCAAGACCTGTGACACAACGTCTGGTTTGCACGATGAATCCAACTTTTGCTTTTCACTATTGATAGTCTTCTCAAGTGCATCGCGTGATTCAACAAGCTTTGGGCGAATCTTGCCATCGTAGTCAGCCTTGTACACGAGGCGAACGTATTCTGCCTCCTTCTCCGACGTGACCACCTTTGGATAAACCTGGCTCATGAATAACGCATGGGCGTCAAATTGTGGATCCTTTGCCTTCATTGCATCCAAGATCGCCTTGGTGCCAGGATCATCGGACCACGCCTTGTACGCGCCTTCGCGAATCGCTTCCACATATAGACCTCGCAACTCGCCGGGTGGTTCGACTCGGCCATCCCATTCACGAATAGCTTGATCGGCACGACTTCTAATTGCAGCGCTATTCGAATTAAATGTT from the Accumulibacter sp. genome contains:
- a CDS encoding DUF6804 family protein, which produces MPVGVIYACAALLFVGAAPLPYGYYTLLRLVACGVFAFAAFVAADRKHRVLPWVFGLAALLFNPIVKVHLSKELWALVDIAAAILLLATAKKVKTDA